Proteins co-encoded in one Halorussus vallis genomic window:
- a CDS encoding ester cyclase, translated as MSSAERTKEVARRYVERVWNEGDIDGMGEVLTTDQLYHDPTFDGAEDLAEFKEFVWNYREAFPDLHYEVEEYIAEGDKAAFWGRVTGTHEGAFMGLEPTGNEIDIMGIGVVRVEDGKVAERWANFDLFGMFRQLGIDPSGEG; from the coding sequence ATGAGTTCCGCCGAACGGACCAAGGAAGTCGCCCGCAGGTACGTCGAGCGAGTGTGGAACGAGGGCGACATCGACGGGATGGGCGAGGTGCTCACGACGGACCAACTGTATCACGACCCGACGTTCGACGGTGCCGAGGACTTAGCGGAGTTCAAGGAGTTCGTCTGGAACTACCGCGAGGCGTTCCCCGACCTGCACTACGAGGTCGAGGAGTACATCGCCGAGGGGGACAAGGCCGCCTTCTGGGGGCGCGTGACGGGCACGCACGAAGGGGCGTTCATGGGACTCGAACCGACCGGAAACGAGATCGACATCATGGGTATCGGGGTCGTCAGAGTGGAAGACGGGAAGGTCGCGGAACGCTGGGCGAATTTCGATCTGTTCGGGATGTTCCGACAGCTCGGTATCGACCCCTCAGGGGAGGGGTAG
- a CDS encoding GNAT family N-acetyltransferase, translating to MTETDIHELTTEEEWLDAFPVMVQLRTHLNEDSYLDYLREMTDDGYRLFAVSVDGEIVSLAGVGIRVNMYYGRHAWVYELVTDADHRSEGYGFELLSFVEDWAEEENCELVALSSGLQREDAHRFYEERAEMERASYVYKRPLE from the coding sequence ATGACCGAGACGGATATCCACGAGCTAACGACGGAAGAGGAGTGGTTAGACGCGTTTCCGGTGATGGTCCAACTGCGAACCCATTTGAACGAGGACTCCTACCTCGACTACCTGCGCGAGATGACCGACGACGGGTATCGACTCTTCGCCGTCTCGGTGGACGGCGAAATCGTCTCGCTCGCCGGCGTTGGAATTCGGGTGAACATGTACTACGGTCGCCACGCGTGGGTCTACGAGTTAGTAACGGACGCCGACCACCGGTCGGAGGGGTACGGTTTCGAACTCCTCTCGTTCGTCGAAGACTGGGCCGAGGAGGAGAACTGCGAACTCGTCGCGCTCTCTTCGGGCCTCCAGCGCGAGGACGCCCACCGGTTCTACGAGGAACGGGCCGAGATGGAGCGGGCCAGCTACGTGTACAAACGGCCGCTGGAGTAG
- a CDS encoding LysE family translocator has protein sequence MLEPSVVLAFIPVAIALIVSPGPDSIYTLTRSISDGRTAGVTAALGSSTGSIVHTTAAVLGLSAIMQTSALAFTVVKFVGAAYLVYLGVQTFRKPEEFEITPDSTSYTPRESFRSALLINVLNPKVAVFFLAFLPQFVQPGSSVALQIFALGVLFASLGFIYQAMLAVFSARARRVITERELVREALRVASGSVLVGFGVKLALERRISA, from the coding sequence GTGTTAGAACCAAGCGTCGTCCTTGCGTTCATCCCGGTCGCAATCGCTCTCATCGTCTCACCCGGCCCAGATAGTATCTACACGTTGACGCGGAGTATCAGCGACGGGCGAACTGCGGGTGTCACGGCCGCGCTCGGGTCTTCAACGGGGAGTATCGTACACACGACCGCCGCCGTACTCGGACTCTCGGCGATCATGCAAACGTCCGCGCTGGCGTTCACTGTCGTTAAATTCGTCGGTGCGGCGTATCTCGTTTATCTCGGCGTTCAGACGTTCAGGAAGCCGGAAGAATTCGAAATTACGCCGGATAGTACCAGCTACACCCCGCGCGAATCATTTCGAAGCGCCCTGCTGATTAACGTCTTGAATCCGAAAGTGGCGGTATTCTTCCTCGCTTTCCTCCCCCAGTTCGTTCAGCCGGGAAGTTCTGTCGCCCTCCAAATTTTCGCCCTCGGCGTGTTGTTTGCGAGTCTCGGATTCATTTATCAAGCGATGCTCGCGGTGTTCTCCGCGAGAGCAAGACGAGTGATTACTGAACGCGAACTCGTGAGAGAGGCCCTTCGTGTGGCCAGCGGAAGCGTCCTCGTCGGATTCGGGGTTAAACTGGCGCTCGAACGAAGAATTTCTGCTTAG
- a CDS encoding ATP-binding protein, with protein sequence MTIISLEGASAVGKTTTAEVLCDEFDAYRVPEVNALFDTSKEDSTTWYFERQCDRWEIAIDREKEHEFVVLDGDVLQPLWYNWIAHHLSDELATVEEFAPLDSICHFFREKVQEQSIGFPDRYFLLFTDDNTLKQRKGNDEKRTRRNFESHLQFATPQRRYFEKLQTLSPKKVRFVRAQSVNTNRDTIRAELPSSDDRTGRYSLDVLDAIFDWAEETSPS encoded by the coding sequence GTGACGATTATCTCACTCGAAGGTGCGAGCGCGGTCGGAAAGACGACGACCGCCGAAGTCCTCTGCGACGAGTTCGACGCCTATCGTGTACCCGAAGTAAACGCGCTTTTCGATACCTCCAAAGAAGACTCGACGACGTGGTACTTCGAGCGCCAGTGTGACCGCTGGGAGATTGCCATTGACCGCGAGAAGGAACACGAGTTCGTGGTCTTGGACGGAGACGTACTTCAACCGCTCTGGTACAACTGGATTGCTCACCACTTGTCGGACGAGCTCGCCACTGTCGAGGAATTTGCTCCTCTCGACTCGATTTGTCACTTCTTCCGCGAGAAAGTGCAGGAACAGTCGATAGGGTTCCCAGACCGATATTTTCTGCTATTCACGGACGATAACACGCTGAAACAGCGAAAGGGCAACGACGAGAAGCGGACACGTCGGAACTTCGAGAGCCACCTCCAGTTCGCCACGCCCCAAAGACGCTATTTCGAGAAGCTCCAAACACTGTCCCCGAAGAAAGTTCGGTTCGTCCGCGCACAGAGTGTCAATACTAATCGTGATACGATTCGGGCCGAACTCCCGTCGTCAGACGACCGCACCGGTCGTTATTCACTGGACGTTCTTGACGCGATATTCGACTGGGCTGAAGAAACGAGTCCGTCTTGA
- a CDS encoding chorismate mutase, with translation MADDDTQRRHPDDMSLAELREEIESIDREIVELIARRTYVAETVARVKDERDMPTTDESQEQRVMDRAGENAKKFDVDDNLVKAIFRLLIELNKVEQRERR, from the coding sequence ATGGCTGACGACGACACGCAACGACGGCACCCGGACGACATGAGCCTCGCGGAGCTCCGCGAGGAGATAGAGAGCATCGACCGCGAGATAGTCGAACTGATCGCCCGCCGGACCTACGTGGCCGAGACGGTCGCGCGGGTCAAGGACGAGCGCGATATGCCCACGACCGACGAGAGTCAGGAGCAACGCGTGATGGACCGGGCGGGCGAGAACGCCAAGAAGTTCGACGTGGACGACAACCTGGTGAAGGCCATCTTCAGGCTACTCATCGAACTGAACAAGGTAGAGCAACGTGAGCGTCGGTAG
- a CDS encoding shikimate kinase produces the protein MDGRATAPAAGTVLNALATGKGSAFAIDAETTAEVTVDDSGEVTGEVAEDADADTALVERCVELAVAEFGDREADAVGGRVRTESEVPMAAGLKSSSAAANATVMATLDALGLAGNVPREDACRVGVRAARETGVTVTGAFDDASASMLGGVTVTDNRADELLAREPVEWDVLVWTPPERAYSADADVSRCERIAPVAELVADLALDARYQDAMTVNGFAFCAALGFPADLMVEALPDVRGVSLSGTGPSFVAVGDPDALAAVETRWNEREGTTWLTTTRNDGTRTT, from the coding sequence ATGGACGGTCGGGCCACGGCGCCGGCGGCGGGGACGGTCCTGAACGCGCTAGCCACCGGCAAAGGCTCGGCGTTCGCCATCGACGCCGAAACCACCGCCGAGGTGACGGTGGACGACTCGGGCGAGGTGACCGGCGAGGTCGCCGAGGACGCCGACGCCGACACCGCCCTCGTCGAGCGCTGCGTCGAACTCGCGGTCGCCGAATTCGGCGACCGCGAGGCGGACGCGGTCGGCGGCCGGGTCAGAACCGAGAGCGAGGTGCCGATGGCGGCCGGACTCAAGAGTTCGAGCGCGGCCGCCAACGCGACCGTGATGGCGACGCTCGACGCGCTCGGACTCGCCGGGAACGTCCCGCGCGAGGACGCCTGCCGCGTCGGCGTCCGGGCCGCCCGAGAGACGGGCGTGACGGTGACCGGCGCGTTCGACGACGCCAGCGCGAGCATGCTCGGCGGGGTCACGGTCACCGACAACCGCGCCGACGAACTCCTCGCCCGCGAACCGGTCGAGTGGGACGTGCTGGTCTGGACGCCGCCCGAGCGCGCCTACAGCGCCGACGCCGACGTCTCGCGCTGTGAGCGAATCGCGCCGGTCGCCGAACTGGTCGCCGACCTCGCGCTCGACGCCCGGTATCAGGACGCGATGACCGTTAACGGCTTCGCGTTCTGCGCGGCGCTGGGCTTTCCGGCCGACCTGATGGTCGAGGCGCTCCCGGACGTCCGGGGCGTCTCGCTGTCGGGCACCGGCCCGAGTTTCGTGGCGGTCGGCGACCCCGACGCGCTCGCGGCGGTCGAGACGCGGTGGAACGAACGAGAGGGAACCACATGGCTGACGACGACACGCAACGACGGCACCCGGACGACATGA
- a CDS encoding DUF5796 family protein encodes MSARNDVAPDTLGVELIEDGIVVEYTDGRETYYRGVPQKVEGTLRTRPGTLTQVLVTDPTETEGVMMYVNDRNTHDEILEDTGVGRVMLDPGEEEELFPGVTVRMDGYAVEVDADPEVARGRVFVFEEDELDEQSYEMVDEE; translated from the coding sequence ATGAGCGCGCGAAACGACGTGGCTCCCGACACCCTCGGCGTCGAACTGATCGAGGACGGCATCGTCGTGGAGTACACCGACGGCCGGGAGACGTACTACCGCGGAGTTCCCCAGAAGGTCGAGGGGACCCTGCGGACGCGCCCGGGGACGCTGACCCAGGTGCTGGTCACCGACCCCACCGAGACGGAAGGCGTGATGATGTACGTCAATGACCGCAACACCCACGACGAAATCCTCGAAGACACCGGCGTCGGCCGGGTGATGCTCGACCCCGGCGAGGAGGAGGAACTGTTCCCCGGCGTCACGGTCCGGATGGACGGCTACGCCGTCGAGGTCGACGCCGACCCCGAAGTCGCCCGCGGCCGGGTGTTCGTCTTCGAGGAGGACGAACTCGACGAGCAGTCCTACGAGATGGTCGACGAGGAGTGA
- a CDS encoding DUF7508 domain-containing protein, producing the protein MPLRKRWKPLTRKTVGSAPERYGVYELGDEDGEVLTVEWGVLRDELKDALAYGRGEQVRWEACQTEAQAKELAAEHRERADA; encoded by the coding sequence GTGCCACTCCGAAAGCGCTGGAAACCTCTGACGCGGAAGACCGTCGGGTCCGCCCCCGAGCGGTACGGCGTGTACGAACTCGGCGACGAGGACGGCGAGGTGCTGACCGTCGAGTGGGGCGTGCTCCGGGACGAACTCAAGGACGCGCTGGCGTACGGCCGGGGCGAGCAGGTCCGGTGGGAGGCCTGCCAGACGGAGGCGCAGGCGAAGGAACTCGCGGCCGAACACCGCGAGCGCGCCGACGCGTAA
- a CDS encoding DUF7128 family protein, translating into MVVKTDRDDMTWYQCEGCGMMFDNEEDARKHEENCDHEDPSYIQ; encoded by the coding sequence ATGGTCGTCAAAACCGACCGCGACGACATGACGTGGTACCAGTGTGAGGGGTGCGGGATGATGTTCGACAACGAGGAGGACGCCCGCAAGCACGAGGAGAACTGCGACCACGAGGACCCCTCGTACATCCAGTAG
- a CDS encoding CDC48 family AAA ATPase, whose translation MSAKGSAAVELTVQGAEKRDAGRGIARIPESARSALGVLSGDTVVIEGDRDTVVKVWPAGGEVPSGVVQIDGETRANAGVSIGDGVTIRKISVEDAASVTLAPTADFDADDRDTLEAALKRTLRDRPVKEGERVRIERLGDAGTFHVASTDPDGVVRVTGGTRVTVAIDSERESKSITISVDDGAGGEKTTQTPPKPTGATYEDIGGLEEELRRVREMVELPLSNPALFRRLGIDPPKGVLLYGPPGTGKTMIAKAVANEVDAHFITVSGPEIMSKYKGESEERVREVFERARENAPTIIFFDEIDAIAGERDEDSDVENRVVAQLLSLMDGLESRGEVVVIGATNRVDAIDPALRRGGRFDREIEIGAPGEAGRREILDVHTRGMPLADDVDLDRLAASTHGFVGADLHALATEGAMAALRRARDAGADDEELMNVEVTRADFETAMASVDPSAMREFVAEAPEIDYSAVGNLEEAKRTLTEAVEWPLAYRNLFEATRTEPPAGILLHGPPGTGKTLLARALAGESEVNFIHVDGPELLDRYVGESEKAVRELFERARQASPAIIFFDEIDAVAAERGSGQGGGAEVSERVVSQLLTEMDGLADNPNIVVLAATNRREALDRALLRPGRLEEHVEVPAPDEEGRRAILAVHAGDKPLGEDVDLEELAADLEGYTGADLEAVVRDASMRAIREAADAWGVEEADRHADEIEIQGKHFEAAVEKVRPTLA comes from the coding sequence ATGAGTGCGAAGGGAAGCGCGGCGGTGGAACTCACCGTGCAGGGCGCGGAGAAGCGCGACGCCGGCCGGGGAATCGCCCGTATCCCCGAGTCGGCCCGCTCCGCGCTCGGCGTCCTGAGCGGCGACACCGTGGTCATCGAAGGCGATCGCGACACCGTGGTGAAGGTGTGGCCCGCGGGAGGCGAGGTTCCCAGCGGCGTCGTCCAGATAGACGGCGAAACCCGGGCGAACGCCGGCGTCAGCATCGGCGACGGCGTGACCATCCGGAAGATTTCGGTCGAGGACGCCGCGTCGGTCACGCTCGCGCCGACCGCCGACTTCGACGCCGACGACCGCGACACGCTGGAGGCCGCGCTGAAGCGAACCCTCCGTGACCGCCCGGTCAAGGAGGGCGAGCGCGTCCGCATCGAGCGCCTCGGCGACGCCGGCACCTTCCACGTCGCGAGCACCGACCCCGACGGCGTGGTGCGCGTGACCGGCGGCACCCGCGTCACGGTCGCCATCGACTCCGAGCGCGAGTCGAAGTCCATCACCATCTCGGTCGACGACGGAGCCGGCGGCGAGAAGACGACCCAGACGCCGCCGAAACCGACCGGCGCGACCTACGAGGACATCGGCGGCCTGGAGGAGGAACTCCGGCGGGTCCGCGAGATGGTCGAACTCCCCCTCTCGAACCCGGCGCTGTTCCGGCGTCTGGGCATCGATCCGCCGAAGGGCGTGTTGCTCTACGGCCCGCCGGGCACCGGCAAGACGATGATCGCGAAGGCGGTCGCCAACGAGGTCGACGCCCACTTCATCACCGTCTCCGGCCCCGAGATAATGAGCAAGTACAAGGGCGAGAGCGAAGAGCGGGTCCGGGAGGTGTTCGAACGCGCCCGCGAGAACGCCCCGACCATCATCTTCTTCGACGAAATCGACGCCATCGCGGGCGAACGCGACGAGGACAGCGACGTGGAGAACCGCGTCGTCGCCCAACTGCTCTCGCTGATGGACGGCCTCGAATCCCGCGGGGAGGTGGTCGTCATCGGCGCGACCAACCGGGTCGACGCCATCGACCCGGCGCTCCGGCGCGGCGGCCGGTTCGACCGCGAAATCGAGATCGGCGCGCCCGGCGAGGCCGGCCGACGTGAGATTCTGGACGTCCACACCCGCGGGATGCCGCTGGCCGACGACGTCGACCTCGACAGACTCGCGGCCAGCACCCACGGTTTCGTCGGCGCCGACCTCCACGCGCTGGCGACCGAGGGAGCGATGGCCGCGCTCCGGCGCGCCCGCGACGCGGGCGCCGACGACGAGGAACTGATGAACGTCGAGGTCACCCGCGCCGACTTCGAGACCGCGATGGCCTCCGTCGACCCGTCGGCGATGCGGGAGTTCGTCGCCGAAGCGCCCGAAATCGATTACTCGGCGGTCGGGAACCTGGAGGAGGCGAAGCGGACGCTGACCGAGGCGGTCGAGTGGCCCCTGGCGTACCGCAACCTCTTCGAGGCGACCCGGACCGAACCCCCGGCGGGCATCCTGCTCCACGGCCCGCCGGGCACGGGTAAGACCCTGCTGGCGCGGGCGCTCGCGGGCGAAAGCGAGGTGAACTTCATCCACGTCGACGGGCCGGAACTGCTCGACCGCTACGTCGGCGAATCCGAGAAAGCCGTCAGGGAACTGTTCGAGCGCGCCCGGCAGGCCTCGCCCGCCATCATCTTCTTCGACGAGATAGACGCCGTCGCGGCCGAGCGCGGGAGCGGCCAGGGCGGCGGTGCAGAGGTCAGCGAGCGGGTCGTCTCCCAGTTGCTGACCGAGATGGACGGCCTGGCCGACAACCCCAACATCGTCGTGCTGGCGGCGACCAACCGCCGCGAGGCGCTCGACCGGGCGCTGCTGCGGCCCGGGCGACTCGAAGAGCACGTCGAGGTGCCCGCGCCCGACGAGGAGGGCCGCCGGGCGATTCTGGCGGTCCACGCGGGCGACAAGCCGCTGGGCGAGGACGTCGACCTCGAAGAACTCGCCGCCGACCTGGAGGGCTACACCGGTGCCGACCTCGAAGCCGTGGTCCGGGACGCCTCGATGCGGGCGATTCGGGAGGCCGCCGACGCCTGGGGCGTCGAGGAGGCCGACAGACACGCCGACGAGATAGAGATCCAGGGCAAGCACTTCGAGGCCGCCGTCGAGAAGGTGCGGCCGACGCTGGCCTGA
- a CDS encoding CBS domain-containing protein: protein MNVADAVTTEYVDVNPGTRLGKIRGLFDEDRNLEAILVRGDGKFDGLVTRKQLIASHHQPNEKVESVKRSAPKIERTEDVRETARLMVENELKLLPVFEDGRLAGVVTARDLLSMVHENLGALDVSDVYTQDVVSVAPETTIGEVIHTVRTHRFTRVPVVDDEEAVGMISVFDLIDFTTRQVEREQGGNSDASDSHGGGVSKSQGRTHGGWGERSGFEARLLNVPARDVMSSPAATVTPDAGLDEAFSQMLEKDYSSLVVVPEEFTAPAGIVTETDLLRALTWTEEEQMDVQIFGVSYMDDLSRESVADRIEGIDGKYEKMDVLEANVVFHRHNEKLRGTPLLQCTIRLFTDEGRFAGTGEGYGASASFDEAADKLERNVLDDKERKMPMNQVQHERERTAELLQWWRET, encoded by the coding sequence ATGAACGTAGCCGACGCAGTCACGACCGAGTACGTGGACGTGAACCCGGGCACCAGGCTCGGAAAGATCAGGGGGCTGTTCGACGAAGACCGGAACCTGGAGGCGATACTCGTCCGGGGCGACGGCAAGTTCGACGGCCTCGTCACCCGCAAACAGCTGATCGCCTCCCACCACCAGCCGAACGAGAAGGTCGAGTCGGTCAAGCGGTCGGCGCCGAAAATCGAGCGCACCGAGGACGTCCGCGAAACCGCCCGACTGATGGTCGAGAACGAACTCAAACTCCTGCCCGTGTTCGAGGACGGTCGACTCGCGGGCGTCGTCACCGCGAGGGACCTCCTCTCGATGGTCCACGAGAACCTCGGGGCGCTCGACGTCTCGGACGTGTACACGCAGGACGTGGTGTCGGTCGCACCCGAGACGACCATCGGCGAGGTCATCCACACCGTCCGGACCCACCGGTTCACCCGCGTCCCGGTCGTGGACGACGAGGAGGCGGTCGGGATGATCAGCGTCTTCGACCTCATCGACTTCACGACCCGCCAGGTCGAGCGCGAGCAGGGCGGCAACAGCGACGCCTCGGATTCGCACGGCGGCGGGGTTTCCAAGAGCCAGGGTCGCACCCACGGCGGGTGGGGCGAACGCTCGGGCTTCGAGGCCCGACTGCTGAACGTCCCCGCCAGGGACGTGATGAGTTCGCCCGCCGCGACCGTGACGCCCGACGCCGGCCTCGACGAGGCGTTCTCGCAGATGCTGGAGAAGGATTACTCCTCGCTCGTGGTGGTTCCCGAGGAGTTCACCGCGCCGGCCGGCATCGTGACCGAAACCGACCTGCTCCGGGCGCTGACCTGGACCGAAGAGGAGCAGATGGACGTCCAGATATTCGGGGTCAGCTACATGGACGACCTCTCCCGGGAGTCGGTCGCCGACCGAATCGAGGGGATAGACGGCAAGTACGAGAAGATGGACGTGCTCGAAGCCAACGTGGTGTTCCACCGGCACAACGAGAAGCTACGCGGGACGCCGCTGCTGCAGTGTACGATTCGGCTGTTCACCGACGAGGGCCGGTTCGCGGGCACCGGCGAGGGGTACGGCGCGTCGGCCTCGTTCGACGAGGCGGCCGACAAACTCGAGCGGAACGTGCTCGACGACAAAGAGCGCAAGATGCCGATGAACCAGGTCCAACACGAGCGCGAGCGCACCGCGGAGCTACTGCAGTGGTGGCGCGAAACCTGA
- a CDS encoding MFS transporter, with translation MTVENRGRALAVVFGVVFLDLLGFGILIPVIPLYALHFGASEFVGSLLIASYSATQFLFAPLLGRLSDRHGRRPVLLLSLAGSVLAWTLFGFAGSLAVLFAARLLAGAMGGNIATAQAYVADVTPPEERAKGLGLLGAAFGIGFVFGPAIGGFAASAPVLAAARDVLPAFVPVSEFTLPSFAAAAITAANLVVAAVVLPESRPPEARTGSAESTARESRVRVLLDALATRGLGALVVSFFLVSFAFSALESQFIFLTNDRYGYGTTENAFLLTYFGVVIAVVQGGLVGPLTDRFGEFRLALAGTALQVVTLALVPFAPELARFVPAVGPVVGFGPAVPSAVLALFVVVTPLATGNALTNVSLNALVSRSASGDEQGGAFGLTQSAGSLARTFGPALAGALYTAVAYWAPFVVGGLLLVPILALLARVRDVVAGRESNAA, from the coding sequence ATGACGGTCGAGAACCGCGGTCGGGCGCTCGCGGTCGTGTTCGGCGTCGTCTTCCTGGATCTGCTCGGCTTCGGTATCCTCATCCCGGTCATCCCGCTGTACGCGCTCCACTTCGGTGCGAGCGAGTTCGTCGGGAGCCTGCTCATCGCCTCCTACTCGGCGACCCAGTTCCTGTTCGCGCCGCTCCTGGGTCGGCTCTCCGACCGGCACGGTCGCCGGCCGGTCCTCCTGCTGTCGCTGGCGGGGAGCGTCCTCGCGTGGACGCTGTTCGGCTTCGCGGGCAGTCTCGCGGTGCTGTTCGCGGCCCGACTGCTCGCGGGCGCGATGGGCGGCAACATCGCCACCGCCCAGGCGTACGTCGCGGACGTCACGCCGCCCGAGGAGCGCGCGAAGGGACTCGGCCTGCTCGGCGCGGCGTTCGGCATCGGCTTCGTGTTCGGCCCCGCCATCGGCGGGTTTGCCGCCAGCGCACCCGTCCTCGCGGCCGCCCGGGACGTCCTGCCCGCGTTCGTCCCCGTCTCGGAGTTTACGCTCCCCAGTTTCGCCGCCGCCGCCATCACGGCCGCCAACCTCGTCGTCGCGGCGGTCGTCCTCCCCGAGTCCCGGCCGCCGGAAGCGCGGACCGGGTCGGCCGAGTCGACCGCCCGTGAGTCCCGCGTCCGCGTCCTTCTGGACGCGCTGGCAACCCGGGGGCTGGGCGCGCTCGTCGTCTCGTTCTTCCTCGTCTCGTTCGCCTTCTCGGCGCTGGAGAGCCAGTTCATCTTCCTCACCAACGACCGGTACGGCTACGGCACGACCGAGAACGCCTTCCTGCTGACGTACTTCGGCGTCGTCATCGCGGTGGTTCAGGGCGGTCTGGTGGGGCCGCTGACCGACCGGTTCGGCGAGTTCCGCCTCGCGCTGGCCGGCACGGCCCTCCAGGTGGTGACGCTCGCGCTCGTCCCGTTCGCCCCCGAACTCGCCCGGTTCGTCCCCGCGGTCGGCCCGGTCGTTGGGTTCGGCCCCGCGGTCCCGTCGGCCGTCCTCGCGCTGTTCGTCGTCGTGACGCCGCTGGCGACCGGCAACGCCCTGACGAACGTCTCGTTGAACGCGCTCGTCTCCCGGAGCGCGAGCGGCGACGAGCAGGGCGGCGCGTTCGGCCTCACCCAGAGCGCCGGCAGTCTCGCCCGGACGTTCGGGCCGGCGCTGGCGGGCGCGCTCTACACCGCCGTCGCCTACTGGGCGCCGTTCGTCGTCGGCGGACTGCTGTTGGTGCCGATTCTGGCGCTGCTCGCGCGGGTCCGGGACGTCGTCGCGGGGCGGGAGTCGAACGCCGCGTAG
- a CDS encoding amphi-Trp domain-containing protein, translating to MSKTSHQERLSREEAADRLQTLAQEIRSGEAAVQVGNKTVRLSPSEQVSYEIDVAEQSSFLRGSRESVEIELEWKPEE from the coding sequence ATGTCCAAGACCAGCCATCAGGAGCGACTCAGTCGAGAGGAGGCTGCCGACCGCCTGCAGACGCTCGCCCAGGAGATTCGGTCGGGCGAGGCGGCGGTCCAGGTCGGCAACAAGACGGTGCGACTCTCGCCCAGCGAGCAGGTGTCGTACGAGATCGACGTGGCCGAGCAGTCGTCGTTCCTCCGGGGGAGCCGCGAGTCGGTCGAGATCGAACTGGAGTGGAAGCCCGAGGAGTAA
- a CDS encoding twin-arginine translocation signal domain-containing protein: MNRRDFLHRAGATAAVAALAGCVGGADPGSSPGGETTDAGTTTGSGTTTNPGTTTDGAETTVGDAKAFRTITLGERENVAFPKQNRPRTLRVRNAADSARTISVSVARAGERLLDERIEFPADGHLAVVLNEPADYAVTVGVRSERPATSTANGTATSGATSASASSSGASFRIPRTLFDCNRGTVDVAVTPDGEVKKTVTSTKMACGDSPNVAETSIAVGEGECGTENRASVSYEGDRVRVDGVVRAPTPNSKVELAAANYDGQSGTLTVRVRATSADSGEGASVQCVGAIPYEATVRFERALPESVVVVHESSGQTVEVTTSTRGGSETTTK; the protein is encoded by the coding sequence ATGAATCGACGCGACTTCCTCCATCGCGCAGGTGCGACCGCCGCCGTCGCGGCGCTGGCCGGCTGCGTGGGCGGTGCCGACCCGGGTTCGTCGCCCGGCGGCGAGACGACGGACGCCGGGACGACGACCGGTTCTGGAACGACGACGAACCCCGGAACCACGACCGACGGCGCCGAGACGACCGTCGGCGACGCCAAAGCGTTCCGGACGATTACGCTCGGCGAGCGCGAGAACGTCGCGTTCCCGAAGCAGAACCGGCCCCGGACCCTCCGCGTCCGGAACGCCGCCGACTCCGCCCGGACGATTTCGGTGTCGGTCGCCCGCGCTGGCGAGCGTCTGCTCGACGAGCGAATCGAGTTCCCCGCCGACGGCCACCTCGCGGTGGTCCTGAACGAACCCGCCGACTACGCCGTCACGGTCGGCGTGCGGTCGGAGCGCCCCGCGACGTCGACCGCGAACGGGACGGCCACGTCGGGAGCGACGAGCGCCTCGGCGTCCAGCTCGGGCGCCAGCTTCCGGATTCCGCGGACGCTGTTCGACTGCAACCGGGGGACCGTCGACGTGGCAGTGACCCCCGACGGCGAGGTGAAGAAGACGGTCACGTCGACGAAGATGGCCTGCGGCGACTCCCCGAACGTCGCCGAGACGAGCATCGCGGTCGGCGAGGGCGAGTGCGGGACCGAGAACCGGGCGTCGGTCAGTTACGAGGGCGACCGCGTCCGGGTCGACGGCGTCGTCAGGGCGCCGACGCCCAACTCGAAGGTCGAACTCGCGGCCGCGAACTACGACGGACAGTCCGGCACCTTGACGGTGCGCGTCCGGGCGACGTCGGCCGACTCGGGCGAGGGCGCGAGCGTCCAGTGCGTCGGCGCGATTCCCTACGAGGCGACGGTGCGCTTTGAGCGCGCGCTTCCCGAGTCGGTGGTCGTCGTCCACGAGAGCAGCGGGCAGACCGTCGAGGTGACGACCTCAACGCGGGGCGGGAGCGAGACGACTACGAAGTGA